The sequence GTGAGAACTTGTTACTTTCCTACTTGGAATAGTAGGCAGTTTTACCTTTATTTTTATGCACTCAATCTTTCCACAAACCAAGCACTGGAAGTGTGGATGGTATTCTGGAGGCTCAGATGAACTGTTGCACAGATGTTTGGCATACCACTTTATTCCATCTTTTCCGAAGAAAGAATATAAAGTACCGTCATTTTCTAGTCTGTCCAATACACGATATACTGTGGTCTTGTTTACCTCAGATTCAAAAAGTTTGACTAGTGAGACTGCAGAAATGGCTTCTTGTCTCTTATAAAACTCTTCTAAAATTAGTTCAACAGCCTTTTTTTTCTTGATAAATCTCATAAAACAAAATTAATGCAACAACGTTGCATTTGCAAATTTTCTTTATATTTGCAATAATGTTGCATTTATATAAATTGTATTTATGAGATTATCTTTCTCCAAACCAGATGCTATGGGGGCATTGGCAAGTACAATGTGCCTAATACATTGTATAGCCACACCTTTTATTTTTGTCGCTCACAGTTGTGCGATGAGTTGTTGTGAGGTCACTCCAATTTGGTGGAAGTGGATAGACTATTTCTTTCTAGTAATTTCTTTCCTCTCTATCTATCAATCTACACGTACAAGTTCCAATGATTTTGTCAAGTATGGTTTATGGATAAACTGGGTAATTTTGCTTGTTGTGCTAGTCAATGAAAGTCTAGAAATATTTGCCTTACCAAAAATTACAATTTATGTAGTTGCACTTTCTTTAGCCTCACTACACCTCTATAACCTCAATTATTGCCAGTGTAAGAATGAAAAATGTTGTACCAACTATGAATAAAGAACAAGTAGAATTGATAGGAGATAATCATATTTCTTCAAGTATAGAAACACCTTTACTTCCCAATGCTTTTGAAAAGTCTGATAAAGAAAAAATTGAAAATATTGAAAGATACTTTGCTAAAATAATGACTGAGTTAGGTCTTGACCTTTCAGATGATAGCTTATCTGGAACGCCCTACCGTTTTGCTAAAATGTATGTAAAAGAATTATTTTATGGACTGAATCCTAAAAACAGACCCAAGCTATCTACTTTTGAAAATAAATATGGTTATAATAAAATGCTTGTAGAGCAAAATATTACCATAGATTCAGCTTGTGAACATCACTTTTTGCCCATTATTGGACAAGCACATGTGGCTTACATTCCTAAAGATAAAGTTATAGGTCTTTCCAAAATTAATCGTTTAGTAGATTATTATGCTCATCGTCCACAAGTACAAGAAAGGTTAGCACTGCAAATTCTTGATGATTTGCAAAAGGTCTTAGAAACAGATGATGTAATCGTTATGATTTCTGCCAAACATCTTTGTGTTTCTTCAAGAGGAATTAAAGACAAGAGCAGCTTTACTACTACACTGGAATACGGAGGTTGTTTTGAAGACAAACTGATGCGTGAGGAGTTTTTCAAAATTGTTGGTAATTCGGAAATCTAATGATTTGTAAGGCAAAGTATAGTTTTTTTCACTAGAAAACTCTAAAGTTTTTATAGTAAAGTAGTATCCGAAAGACTTTAGAGTTTTTGTTTTGCTTTTTGTTTTTTTAGTATGTAAATTTGCAAAAATAAAACAAACCAATATCGCAGTTTTTTGAAGCAATCATCTTCCATATTCTCAACTCTCTTGATACTCATTATCTTGATACAACCTTTCCAAAAACTTTGGATTGTTTTGTCTTTCGAAATGAATAGAGAATACATTGCCCAAAACATGTGTGAGAATAAAGAAGCAGAGGAAAAACGCTTAGAAGAACTAGCAAGACTACGAAAAGCAAAAGACTTTCAAGAACAGTATGGCATTCGTTGTGCAGGTTCTTGTCAGCTTCAAAAACAACTTGCAGAGGCTGAAAAAGCAAATCAAGAAAGCTCTTCTATTTCGCCAAAATATACATTAGATGTTCTTTTTTTAGAACCAAGAGAGCTTTTTACCTTTGAAAATCAATTTTTTAGTTCAGAACAACCTGTTTTGAATGGTTTTTATAAAGGTTTTGATTCTACCTCAAGTTTACACGGAATTTTCCGTCCTCCTATAGTTTAAATCTCTATGTATTGTTGTATCATTTTGTAGGTTTAAAGGCTTGCCTTTAACTATACTGTGTGTTTTCCTGTAAAATAACCATTCTACACATTTCAAAGGCAAGCCTTTGTACGTTACCTCAATTTCATACTATTTTCTTATTTCATTGTCAGTGTCTTACCGACGATATATAATTTACATCGATTTTGACAAAATTTTTATTCCAAAATCGCCCTGCTTTTCTATTGATTTTATTCTATTTATTAAATATAAAATAAACAAAAATGAATACTAAAATAAATTTATCAAAAGTTTCTCTTTTTGCCTTATTTATGGCATTTTCTCTAATACTTTTCTCTTGTAAAAAAGACAGTGAAACAGAACCTGAAATAGATCCTAACAAAAGTGGAACGGTCGAAATCAAGTTTGACAATATTTATGGTCAAGATGATTTTACCCTCAATACCGAATATACAAATTCTGTAGGAGAAAATTTTACAGTAGATATGTTACAGTATTATATCAGCAATATTGTTTTAAAAACTGAAGATGGCAGAGAGTACGTCGTGCCACAAGAGGAATCCTATTTTCTTATCAAGGAACACGATGCAAACACACAAAAGATACAACTTCCTAATGTTCCAGAAGGAAATTACAATGAAGTTACTTTTACGATTGGTGTGGACAGTTTGCGTAGCACTATGCTTCCAGAAAACCGTACAGGCGTGTTAGATATTGGTGTAGAAGGTGCAGGAAAAGAAATGTATTGGAGATGGAACTCGGGCTATATTTTCTTTAAAATGGAAGGAGTTTCTTCTGCTATTGAACCAACAGAAAATAATCCTGATGGTCGTTTCTTTTACCATATCGGAGGTTTTGGAGGATATGAATCCCAAACTATCAATAATATCAGAACTATTACACTTTCTTTGGGAAGAGATGCTGCCAAAGCAAGAGAAGAAGCAATGCCATCCATTCATATTGTAGCTGATATGGAGAAAGTATTAGGTGGAAAAACAGATGTTTCTTTGAGAGAATATCCTGTTGTGATGTTTAATCCTTTTTCACTTAGTGTTTCTGAAAACTATATGAAAGCCTTTGAATATCATCACGTTCATAACGAACACGGACACGAATAAAATTTAAACAAACCTATAAGGTTTTCAAAACCTTATAGGTTTGGCAGTAAAAATCCACCAATTATGAAAAATCTAATTTTATCTACTTTCTTCATGATATTTTTGGTTTCCTGTCAAACAGAAAACATAAACCCAAAAGAAGAATTTGGTTTCCAACAACCGAGCAACTTTCCTCCTCCTGTCTATG is a genomic window of Bernardetia sp. containing:
- a CDS encoding Fur family transcriptional regulator; its protein translation is MRFIKKKKAVELILEEFYKRQEAISAVSLVKLFESEVNKTTVYRVLDRLENDGTLYSFFGKDGIKWYAKHLCNSSSEPPEYHPHFQCLVCGKIECIKIKVKLPTIPSRKVTSSHILIQGECSNCLAKTSIS
- a CDS encoding MerC domain-containing protein; protein product: MRLSFSKPDAMGALASTMCLIHCIATPFIFVAHSCAMSCCEVTPIWWKWIDYFFLVISFLSIYQSTRTSSNDFVKYGLWINWVILLVVLVNESLEIFALPKITIYVVALSLASLHLYNLNYCQCKNEKCCTNYE
- the folE gene encoding GTP cyclohydrolase I FolE codes for the protein MNKEQVELIGDNHISSSIETPLLPNAFEKSDKEKIENIERYFAKIMTELGLDLSDDSLSGTPYRFAKMYVKELFYGLNPKNRPKLSTFENKYGYNKMLVEQNITIDSACEHHFLPIIGQAHVAYIPKDKVIGLSKINRLVDYYAHRPQVQERLALQILDDLQKVLETDDVIVMISAKHLCVSSRGIKDKSSFTTTLEYGGCFEDKLMREEFFKIVGNSEI
- a CDS encoding MbnP family protein — encoded protein: MNTKINLSKVSLFALFMAFSLILFSCKKDSETEPEIDPNKSGTVEIKFDNIYGQDDFTLNTEYTNSVGENFTVDMLQYYISNIVLKTEDGREYVVPQEESYFLIKEHDANTQKIQLPNVPEGNYNEVTFTIGVDSLRSTMLPENRTGVLDIGVEGAGKEMYWRWNSGYIFFKMEGVSSAIEPTENNPDGRFFYHIGGFGGYESQTINNIRTITLSLGRDAAKAREEAMPSIHIVADMEKVLGGKTDVSLREYPVVMFNPFSLSVSENYMKAFEYHHVHNEHGHE